In Heptranchias perlo isolate sHepPer1 chromosome 9, sHepPer1.hap1, whole genome shotgun sequence, the sequence ATCTTCCTctcccgtggggggggggggggataaaaaaaCAAAAAGCCCCTCGATATAAACGGTTCTAAATCCAAATGAAACAGTCCACACTAAAAAAAAAAGCCGCCCGCCCGCCCGGGGTCCCACAGACAGAGATCCGTCCCGTGCACACTCAGTCTGGCCCGGTGGTGGAGACGGAAGCGTGAATCAGTTCGCCTACTGCTTTCGCCTGGTCCTGAGGCGGCGACTCCTCCCCATTCTGTCCCTTCGAGGTGGTCTCCGGGGAAATACTATGCGGCCCCTCCAGCAGCGGGCAGCCTGGGTGGTTCTTTTTGAAGTGCTGGTTTAAAATAGCCTGGAAGGGGAAACTCTTCCCGCACACGTGGCAGTGGAAAGGCTTGTTCCCGGTGTGCTTGCGGATGTGATACTCCAGCTGGTCCTTGCGGGTGTACTTTTTCCCGCAGATCCGGCACACAAAGGGCGTGATGCCCATGTGCAGCCGCATGTGACGGTCCAGGCTCCCCTTCTGGTTAAAGGACTTGCCACAGTACAGGCAGGTCAGCCGAGGGTTGTAACGGTACCAGCGCTCAGCCACCTCCTGGTCACGGAGGTACTCTTCGTAGCCGCTGACTCCGAATAGGGGGGCCTCATCACTCTGAAAGGGAGCACAACATCAAATCAGGAGCTGCCAGCAGCAGGGTGGCAagtggacagacagacagggttaATCAGAGGGTCTCGAGATCTGCTGCTGTTACAACTACTACTGAGCTCTCTATATTTCTCACCTTTAGCTTTTGCCCGTTAACAACgagaacacttgcatttatattacacctttcacgacctcaggatgtcccaaagcgctttacagccaattaagtatttttttttgaagtgtagtcactgttgtgatgtaggaaatgcggcagccattttgcgcacagcaagatcccacaaacagtaatgtgataatgaccagataatctgttttagtgatgttaagggataaatatcagcccaggacattggggagaactcccctgctctccttcgaaatagtgccatgggatcttttacgtccacctgagggggcagacggggcctcagtttaacgtcccatccgaaagactgca encodes:
- the zbtb37 gene encoding zinc finger and BTB domain-containing protein 37; protein product: MCLLNRFSPSGSVVCTVSERHRARSESPGKNEEQKPPNSQSDEAPLFGVSGYEEYLRDQEVAERWYRYNPRLTCLYCGKSFNQKGSLDRHMRLHMGITPFVCRICGKKYTRKDQLEYHIRKHTGNKPFHCHVCGKSFPFQAILNQHFKKNHPGCPLLEGPHSISPETTSKGQNGEESPPQDQAKAVGELIHASVSTTGPD